The window CCCAAAACACCTATATCAAAGCTCGCTATATGCATGGAACCACCTTTTCCTTTACAGTAACCTGTAACCTTACCGTAGAGTTCAGCCATCATCCTTTTTGTGTCTCCACCCTTGGCAATCATATGTCCGTGTCCTCTATGGGTACTTGTAATGTAGTCATCTTTTCTTAAATTTGCCATTACACCTGTAGCGATAGCTTCTTCTCCAATGTATAGATGGATGAACCCTGGAAGTTTACCCTCTAAAAATAATTTCTCTGCCCTCAACTCAAAAGTCCTTATTCGAACCATAGTTCTGTACAAATTTAACAGGAAGTCCTTTGAATATTCCATGAAAACCTCCTCTTTTCTTTCTGCCTATGATATGCAAATTTTATGCCAATATGGATAAATATTTGATTATGACTGCATTTGAAAGGTATAATGTGGGTAGGAGTGATTTTTCTCTCTCACATATATTTGTAAAATAATTTGACATGATATAAGAAAATACGCTAAAAACGGGATTTCTTTAGTGTAAATATCCTTTACAATTAAATCTCTATATTCCATTTAGAGATGAGTCTGTACACAGTTGGTCTTGAAACTCCCAGTATCTTTGCTGTTTTAGAGATATTCCAGTTTGTTTCCTTTAATGCCTTTAAGAGTGCAGATCTCTTTACCTCTTCTATTGATTGCACATCTATTTTTGATGAAAGCACTTCTTCAGGTAGATATCTTTCATCAAGAACATCTCCTTCACATATATTCAATGCTCTCTCAATTATATTCTCCAACTCTCTTACATTGCCAGGAAAATCATACTTTAAGAGTGGTTTTAGAAACGAATCATCTATTTTAATTTTTCTCTTTTGAAGTTTCTTAGAGAGTTTTTCTACAAAATGTTTAACAAGGAGAGGTATGTCCTCTCTCCTTTCCCTCAGTGGAGGTATCTTTATCTGGATGACATTTAGTCTATGGTATAGATCTTTCCTAAAGTTTCCTTTCTCTACCTCAGAAGATAAATCTCTGTTTGAGGCAGCTATCACCCTTACATCTACATCTATTGCTCTAACTCCTCCAATTCTTGTTACACTTCTATCCTGAAGCACTCTTAAGAGTTTAGACTGTAAACCTACAGGCATTTCCCCTATTTCGTCAAGAAAGACAGTCCCTCCATCTGCAAGCTCAAATTTTCCAGGCCTTCCATTTTTATCTGCTCCTGTAAAACTTCCAGGTTCATATCCAAAAAATTCACTCTCTGCAAGATCTCTTGGAATTGCACCGCAGTTTATAACAACAAATGGACCCCTTTTTCTCATTCCTTCATAATGAATTGCCTGCGCAAACATTTCTTTACCTGTTCCAGTTTCTCCAAGGATAAGTACATTGGAGTTAGATTTTGATGCGATTTTCGCTATCCTTATAGCTTCTCTTAGTTTTTTACTGTTACCCACAATGTCTGAGAATTTAAATTTTGCCTTTGCACCTATGTAGGATGTTACAAATTTTCTGACCCTGCTTATTTCTCTAAAGAAGTCAACCACACCCACAAATTTCCCCTTTTCATCCCTTACTACAACTGCTGTTTTTATAAAATGAAGGGTTCCCATA is drawn from Caldisericia bacterium and contains these coding sequences:
- a CDS encoding sigma 54-interacting transcriptional regulator, with protein sequence MIKKREIMNSWREMETRGVTRLKISRISPEKLSERRAKNRIWLSSIISLMENFLSKLNRKNLYISFVDSDGVVLEVLPRNSDEKFLREGVVVKEDFFGTTAINLSIDHDAAVEVVGEEHYLDELKEWACAAAPVHNLRGSIYGVISLSSKISDYPDYALAVVSSLAEAVEKELMWRETTENLKLSKKYLDIISEGIKDGVLCLDENAKILYMNEKAADILRIDSAKAIGKFVGDVVDFTPVILSVYKTHKGYVDREFIINSPSMGTLHFIKTAVVVRDEKGKFVGVVDFFREISRVRKFVTSYIGAKAKFKFSDIVGNSKKLREAIRIAKIASKSNSNVLILGETGTGKEMFAQAIHYEGMRKRGPFVVINCGAIPRDLAESEFFGYEPGSFTGADKNGRPGKFELADGGTVFLDEIGEMPVGLQSKLLRVLQDRSVTRIGGVRAIDVDVRVIAASNRDLSSEVEKGNFRKDLYHRLNVIQIKIPPLRERREDIPLLVKHFVEKLSKKLQKRKIKIDDSFLKPLLKYDFPGNVRELENIIERALNICEGDVLDERYLPEEVLSSKIDVQSIEEVKRSALLKALKETNWNISKTAKILGVSRPTVYRLISKWNIEI